In Bacteroides coprosuis DSM 18011, the following are encoded in one genomic region:
- a CDS encoding Rubrerythrin (COGs: COG1592 Rubrerythrin~InterPro IPR004039:IPR003251~KEGG: bth:BT_0216 putative rubrerythrin~PFAM: Rubrerythrin; Rubredoxin-type Fe(Cys)4 protein~SPTR: Rubredoxin/rubrerythrin;~IMG reference gene:2504106504~PFAM: Rubrerythrin) translates to MKKFRCIVCGYIHEGETAPEKCPLCKAPASKFEEVVEQEGALTFADEHVIGVAKGCDEEMIKDLNSHFMGECTEVGMYIAMSRQADREGYPEIAEAYKRIAWEEAEHASKFAELLGDVVWDTKTNLKKRMDAEQGACADKKRIATRAKQLNLDAIHDTVHEMCKDEARHGKAFEGLYNRFFGNEK, encoded by the coding sequence ATGAAAAAATTTAGATGTATTGTTTGTGGTTACATCCACGAAGGTGAAACAGCTCCAGAAAAATGTCCATTATGTAAAGCACCTGCTAGCAAATTTGAAGAAGTAGTAGAACAAGAAGGCGCATTAACTTTTGCTGACGAACACGTTATCGGTGTAGCAAAAGGTTGTGATGAAGAAATGATCAAAGACCTAAACAGCCACTTCATGGGTGAATGTACTGAAGTAGGTATGTACATCGCTATGAGCCGTCAAGCTGACCGTGAAGGATACCCTGAAATTGCAGAAGCTTACAAACGTATTGCTTGGGAAGAAGCTGAACACGCTTCTAAGTTTGCAGAACTACTAGGTGACGTTGTTTGGGATACAAAAACAAATCTTAAAAAACGTATGGATGCAGAACAAGGTGCTTGTGCAGACAAAAAAAGAATTGCTACACGTGCAAAACAATTAAATCTAGATGCTATCCACGATACAGTACACGAAATGTGTAAAGATGAAGCTCGTCATGGTAAAGCATTCGAAGGTCTTTACAACCGTTTTTTTGGTAACGAAAAATAA
- a CDS encoding ferric uptake regulator, Fur family (COGs: COG0735 Fe2+/Zn2+ uptake regulation protein~InterPro IPR002481~KEGG: bfr:BF3179 iron uptake regulatory protein~PFAM: Ferric-uptake regulator~SPTR: Putative uncharacterized protein;~IMG reference gene:2504106505~PFAM: Ferric uptake regulator family) produces MEALERLEKHEIKPSMQRISIMKYLIENRTHPSVDEIFTALSPAMPTLSKTTVYNTLKLFEEHNAVKMLTIDEKNSCFDIDTSPHAHFFCKECKKIEDLSDVLPNLKDNSFINGNMITETHFYYKGICKSCLKSHHVTKK; encoded by the coding sequence ATGGAAGCATTAGAAAGGTTAGAAAAACATGAGATTAAGCCCTCAATGCAACGCATATCAATCATGAAGTACTTAATAGAGAATCGTACTCATCCTAGCGTTGATGAAATTTTCACAGCTTTATCCCCTGCCATGCCTACACTTTCAAAGACAACAGTATATAATACACTTAAACTCTTTGAAGAACATAATGCTGTAAAAATGTTGACAATAGATGAAAAGAACTCATGCTTTGACATTGATACTTCTCCTCATGCACATTTTTTCTGTAAGGAATGTAAAAAGATAGAAGACTTGAGTGATGTACTTCCTAATTTAAAAGATAATTCATTTATCAATGGAAATATGATTACAGAAACACACTTCTATTATAAGGGTATTTGCAAATCATGTTTAAAGTCACACCATGTGACTAAGAAATAG
- a CDS encoding NAD+ synthetase (COGs: COG0171 NAD synthase~InterPro IPR003010:IPR022310:IPR003694~KEGG: bth:BT_0205 NAD synthetase~PFAM: NAD/GMP synthase; Nitrilase/cyanide hydratase and apolipoprotein N-acyltransferase~PRIAM: NAD(+) synthase (glutamine-hydrolyzing)~SPTR: Putative uncharacterized protein;~TIGRFAM: NAD synthase~IMG reference gene:2504106506~PFAM: NAD synthase~TIGRFAM: NAD+ synthetase), whose protein sequence is MPNKGFIRVAAAVPEVKVADCMYNAKEIINIINGASEKDVSLIVFPELALTSASCGDLYGSDILCNSAQDALLYVLDETYEAESISIIGMPLKYGNSILNVAAVVHKGAVRAFVPKVGQSENRFFSSVKGCLDLEISFNDDLIPLTNQLNFSGFDFSFAVKFENQLANLNSTNTDVVCFLSNKPEIVGRNKQLKGLLTVKSALNNQAYIYAAPGFGESSTDDVFAGNAFVVECGSVLAESDLFHLKSSYIYNDIDLAKTSVFSSQLNVLDEDEGENVFFPMMSAVYDSNKIVRHIDRFPFLALDENRDIYYNEAFNIQVLGLVKRLIHINCKKVILGISGGLDSTLALLVCLRAMDKMGLPHENILGITMPGFGTSGRTYKNAQILMTKMGITSREISIKEACIQHFKDINHDIDVQDVTYENSQARERTQILMDIANKENALVIGTGDLSELALGWATYNGDHMSMYAMNASVPKTLVQDLVRWAAEKETNEELSKTLLDILDTPISPELKPASEDDEIKQKTEDLVGPYELHDFFLYYTLKYQYSPLTLFLRAEIAFGDKYSFDELKHWMKTFFRRFFSQQFKRSCMPDGPNVTGLSLSPRGAWNMPSDGASSAWLRAIESIEKGDYTSDRCGGFDKH, encoded by the coding sequence ATGCCAAATAAAGGATTTATCCGTGTTGCTGCAGCAGTACCAGAGGTCAAAGTTGCAGATTGTATGTATAATGCTAAAGAGATTATTAATATTATCAACGGTGCTAGTGAGAAAGACGTTTCCTTGATTGTTTTTCCAGAGTTGGCACTTACTTCAGCTAGTTGTGGGGATTTGTATGGTAGCGATATCCTTTGTAATAGTGCGCAAGATGCTCTTTTATATGTACTAGATGAAACTTATGAGGCAGAATCTATCAGTATAATAGGTATGCCGTTAAAATATGGCAACTCGATACTAAATGTTGCAGCTGTAGTTCATAAAGGAGCTGTAAGAGCTTTTGTTCCAAAGGTGGGTCAGTCTGAAAATCGTTTCTTTAGTTCAGTAAAAGGCTGTCTTGATTTAGAGATTAGTTTTAATGATGATCTGATACCTCTTACCAATCAATTAAATTTCTCTGGTTTTGATTTTTCTTTTGCTGTTAAATTTGAAAATCAATTGGCAAACTTAAACTCTACCAATACAGATGTGGTGTGCTTCTTGTCTAATAAACCCGAAATTGTGGGTAGAAATAAACAGTTGAAAGGACTCTTGACAGTGAAGTCTGCTTTAAATAATCAAGCCTATATCTATGCAGCACCGGGGTTTGGGGAATCAAGCACAGACGATGTGTTTGCAGGAAATGCTTTTGTGGTAGAGTGTGGCTCTGTACTTGCTGAGAGTGACTTATTCCACTTAAAGTCATCTTATATTTATAATGATATTGATTTAGCAAAAACATCAGTATTTAGTAGCCAGCTGAATGTGCTGGATGAAGATGAGGGTGAAAACGTCTTTTTCCCTATGATGAGTGCTGTTTACGATAGTAATAAAATAGTAAGGCACATAGATCGCTTTCCTTTTTTAGCGCTTGATGAAAATAGAGATATTTACTATAATGAAGCTTTTAATATTCAAGTATTGGGTTTAGTTAAAAGATTAATTCATATCAATTGTAAGAAAGTTATTCTAGGGATTTCAGGAGGATTAGATTCTACTTTAGCTCTACTTGTTTGTCTGAGAGCAATGGATAAGATGGGGTTACCTCATGAAAATATATTAGGCATTACTATGCCCGGATTTGGGACATCAGGTCGAACCTATAAAAATGCTCAAATCCTGATGACAAAGATGGGTATTACATCAAGAGAAATAAGTATAAAAGAAGCTTGTATTCAGCATTTTAAGGATATAAATCATGATATTGATGTGCAAGATGTTACTTATGAAAATAGTCAAGCACGTGAACGTACTCAAATATTGATGGACATTGCCAACAAAGAAAATGCTTTAGTTATTGGTACAGGTGACCTTTCTGAATTAGCTTTAGGATGGGCTACTTATAATGGCGATCACATGTCTATGTATGCAATGAACGCCTCTGTTCCTAAAACATTGGTGCAAGACTTAGTCAGATGGGCTGCAGAGAAAGAAACAAATGAAGAGTTAAGTAAAACTCTTTTAGATATTCTAGATACTCCTATTAGTCCAGAATTGAAACCTGCATCAGAAGATGATGAAATTAAACAAAAGACAGAAGATTTAGTAGGGCCTTATGAGTTGCATGACTTCTTCTTATACTATACCTTAAAATATCAATATTCACCTTTAACTCTATTTTTGAGAGCTGAAATTGCTTTTGGTGATAAGTATAGTTTTGATGAACTTAAACATTGGATGAAGACATTCTTTAGAAGATTTTTCTCTCAGCAATTTAAGCGCTCTTGTATGCCTGATGGTCCAAATGTAACTGGCTTATCATTAAGTCCAAGAGGTGCTTGGAATATGCCTAGTGATGGTGCTTCCTCTGCTTGGCTTCGTGCAATAGAAAGTATTGAAAAAGGGGATTATACTAGCGATAGATGTGGTGGATTTGACAAACATTAA
- a CDS encoding thioesterase superfamily protein (InterPro IPR006683~KEGG: bth:BT_0199 hypothetical protein~PFAM: Thioesterase superfamily~SPTR: Thioesterase superfamily like protein;~IMG reference gene:2504106507~PFAM: Thioesterase superfamily), with amino-acid sequence MKKLTNPWEGLKEYNCFGCAPNNPTGVKMEFFEDGDDIVSLWKPRAEYQGWLNTLHGGIQAVLLDEICAWVVIRKKQTTGVTFKMETKYLKPISTLVDHITIKARLKQEKRHVLFIEAEIYNEIGEVCTQALCTYFTVPQEKAREEYYFTECETEE; translated from the coding sequence ATGAAAAAACTAACAAATCCATGGGAAGGATTAAAAGAATACAACTGTTTTGGGTGTGCACCCAATAATCCAACAGGAGTAAAAATGGAATTCTTTGAAGATGGCGATGATATTGTGAGCTTGTGGAAACCTAGAGCAGAGTATCAAGGTTGGTTAAATACGCTGCATGGTGGAATTCAAGCTGTTTTATTAGATGAAATTTGTGCTTGGGTAGTTATCAGAAAAAAACAGACGACAGGCGTTACCTTTAAAATGGAAACTAAGTACTTAAAGCCAATCAGCACTTTAGTAGATCATATAACTATAAAAGCTAGATTAAAGCAAGAAAAACGCCATGTACTATTCATAGAAGCAGAAATTTACAATGAGATCGGAGAAGTGTGTACACAAGCTCTTTGTACCTACTTCACAGTACCACAAGAAAAAGCTAGAGAAGAATATTACTTCACAGAATGTGAAACAGAAGAATAA
- a CDS encoding Xanthine phosphoribosyltransferase (COGs: COG0503 Adenine/guanine phosphoribosyltransferase and related PRPP-binding protein~HAMAP: Xanthine phosphoribosyltransferase~InterPro IPR000836:IPR010079~KEGG: bth:BT_0427 xanthine phosphoribosyltransferase~PFAM: Phosphoribosyltransferase~PRIAM: Xanthine phosphoribosyltransferase~SPTR: Xanthine phosphoribosyltransferase;~TIGRFAM: Xanthine phosphoribosyltransferase~IMG reference gene:2504106508~PFAM: Phosphoribosyl transferase domain~TIGRFAM: xanthine phosphoribosyltransferase), which translates to MDLLKKRILQDGKCFEGGILKVDSFINHQMDPVLMKSIGVEFVRKFAATNVNKIMTIEASGIAPAIMTGYLMDLPVVFAKKKSPKTIENILTTKVHSFTKDREYDIIISKDYLTPNDNVLFVDDFLAYGNAALGIIDLIEKSGANLVGMGFIIEKSFQEGRKKLEERGVRVESLAIIDDLSHCQIKVR; encoded by the coding sequence ATGGACTTACTTAAGAAGAGAATTTTACAAGACGGTAAATGTTTTGAAGGTGGTATTTTAAAAGTGGATAGTTTTATTAATCACCAAATGGATCCAGTTCTAATGAAATCTATTGGCGTAGAATTCGTACGAAAATTTGCAGCTACAAATGTTAATAAAATAATGACTATAGAAGCTAGTGGTATTGCTCCAGCAATTATGACTGGTTATCTAATGGACTTACCTGTAGTATTTGCAAAAAAGAAATCTCCAAAAACCATTGAAAATATTCTTACTACTAAAGTTCACTCTTTCACTAAAGATAGGGAGTATGACATCATTATAAGTAAGGACTATCTTACCCCTAATGACAATGTTCTCTTTGTTGACGATTTCCTAGCGTATGGTAATGCTGCCTTAGGTATTATAGACTTGATTGAAAAATCTGGAGCAAATTTAGTTGGAATGGGTTTTATCATTGAAAAATCGTTTCAAGAAGGACGTAAGAAACTAGAAGAAAGAGGTGTAAGAGTAGAATCATTGGCTATTATTGATGATTTATCACATTGTCAAATTAAAGTAAGATAA
- a CDS encoding aminodeoxychorismate lyase (COGs: COG1559 periplasmic solute-binding protein~InterPro IPR003770~KEGG: bfs:BF1703 putative aminodeoxychorismate lyase~PFAM: Uncharacterised protein family UPF0755~SPTR: Aminodeoxychorismate lyase;~TIGRFAM: Uncharacterised protein family UPF0755~IMG reference gene:2504106509~PFAM: YceG-like family~TIGRFAM: conserved hypothetical protein, YceG family) produces the protein MAILNKRKKVFASLLLILLVLGCTLFTTVYFMFLKPINIKLESTTFYINRDDNMDSVYIHLQESLQKPIPYGFKLLSTYKKYPKQIHTGKYTITNQDTSYSLFLKLFRGNQTPTKLVINNVRTLDQLAQKVGDQLMIESFEIQHYFDDIQFLDSLGYTKETLPALFIPNTYEVYWNIEVEDFFKRMGKEHLRFWNEERTKLAQEIGLSAIEVATLASIVEEETNANDEKPMVAGLYMNRLKRGMPLQADPTIKFALQDFAIKRITNKDLEVDSPYNTYIHTGLPPGPIRFASIQGLESVLNYSKHNYLYMCAKEDFSGKHNFATNLNDHMVNARKYWRALNQRKIYKLGDN, from the coding sequence ATGGCAATTCTAAATAAAAGGAAAAAGGTATTTGCATCTCTTCTACTTATCCTACTAGTGCTTGGATGTACCCTATTTACCACGGTCTATTTCATGTTCTTAAAGCCAATCAACATCAAACTTGAATCAACTACTTTCTATATCAATAGAGATGATAATATGGATTCAGTATATATTCATCTGCAAGAAAGCTTACAAAAGCCCATTCCTTATGGCTTTAAACTACTCAGTACATACAAAAAGTATCCTAAACAAATACACACGGGAAAATATACTATAACCAATCAGGATACAAGTTATTCTCTCTTTTTAAAGCTATTTCGAGGAAACCAAACTCCGACTAAACTTGTTATCAACAACGTAAGAACGCTTGACCAATTAGCGCAAAAAGTAGGAGATCAGCTTATGATAGAATCATTTGAGATACAACACTATTTCGATGATATTCAGTTTCTAGATAGTCTTGGCTATACTAAAGAAACACTTCCTGCACTTTTTATCCCCAATACATACGAAGTATATTGGAATATAGAAGTTGAAGATTTCTTCAAAAGAATGGGAAAGGAACATTTGCGTTTTTGGAATGAGGAACGTACAAAACTAGCTCAAGAAATAGGGTTATCTGCGATTGAAGTAGCGACACTAGCCTCTATTGTGGAAGAAGAAACCAATGCGAATGACGAGAAACCAATGGTTGCAGGTCTTTACATGAACAGATTAAAGAGAGGTATGCCTTTGCAAGCCGACCCAACTATAAAGTTTGCCTTACAAGATTTTGCTATAAAGCGTATTACAAATAAAGACTTGGAGGTAGATTCACCCTATAATACATATATTCATACGGGATTGCCCCCTGGACCAATCCGATTTGCCTCTATACAAGGACTTGAAAGTGTATTGAATTACAGCAAACACAACTATTTATATATGTGTGCAAAAGAAGACTTCTCAGGAAAACATAATTTTGCAACAAACTTAAATGATCATATGGTTAATGCACGTAAATATTGGAGAGCATTAAACCAACGAAAAATTTATAAATTAGGAGATAACTAA
- a CDS encoding putative neuraminidase (COGs: COG4409 Neuraminidase (sialidase)~KEGG: bfs:BF4051 putative neuraminidase~SPTR: Putative uncharacterized protein;~IMG reference gene:2504106510~PFAM: BNR/Asp-box repeat) → MMKNALFFFLFLWGSILCDFSVQAKDLIKVHETQIPILIERVDNVLYMLRVEADSAKKLDAISVCLDENVDLSQIESLKLYYSGTEALQDVKLNRMQPVEYVSAHDRGNTLKANPSYSILVDKQHVDKRKILLKANKKLFPGVNFFWISVQMKENASVLTQFSSKIDFITLDKQNVDFEMKSNSAIVHRVGVGVRKAGDDSVAAYRIPGLVTTNKGTLLGVYDVRYNNSVDLQEHVDVGLSRSEDGGQTWEKMRLPLAFNEYEGLPKAQNGVGDPSILVDTKTNTSWVIAAWTHGMGNQRAWFSSQQGMDINRTAQLVLSKSTDDGKTWSEPINITHQVKDPSWFFLLQGPGRGITMEDGTLVFPIQYIDSTRIPNAGIMYSKDGGNHWAIHNHARTNTTEAQVVEVEPGVLMLNMRDNRGGSRAVYTTTDLGKTWKEHESSRTALREPVCMASLIAVKAEDNCLNKDLLFFSNPNTTEGRDHITIKMSLDGGYTWKESNQILVDEGHSWGYSCLTMIDEETVGILYESSVAHMTFQAIKLSDFLE, encoded by the coding sequence ATGATGAAAAATGCATTGTTCTTTTTCCTTTTTTTATGGGGCTCTATCCTATGTGATTTTAGCGTACAGGCTAAAGACCTTATAAAAGTTCACGAAACTCAGATTCCTATTCTTATTGAAAGAGTTGATAATGTTTTGTATATGCTTCGTGTAGAAGCTGATTCTGCTAAAAAGCTCGATGCCATATCTGTTTGCCTAGATGAGAATGTAGATCTTTCACAAATCGAATCGTTAAAATTATATTACTCGGGTACAGAAGCTCTGCAAGATGTGAAATTAAATAGAATGCAACCTGTGGAATATGTTTCTGCTCATGATCGAGGAAATACACTAAAGGCAAATCCATCATATTCTATTTTAGTAGATAAGCAGCATGTTGATAAAAGGAAAATACTTCTTAAGGCGAATAAAAAGCTTTTCCCTGGTGTTAATTTCTTTTGGATTAGTGTACAAATGAAAGAGAATGCTTCTGTGTTGACTCAGTTTTCTTCTAAAATAGACTTTATAACATTAGATAAGCAGAATGTAGATTTTGAGATGAAATCAAATTCAGCGATAGTACATCGTGTAGGAGTGGGTGTTCGTAAAGCAGGAGATGACTCAGTTGCAGCATATCGTATTCCTGGTTTAGTGACTACTAATAAAGGTACACTGCTAGGTGTTTATGATGTACGCTATAATAATAGTGTAGATTTGCAAGAACATGTAGATGTAGGCTTAAGTAGAAGTGAAGATGGAGGACAAACTTGGGAAAAAATGCGTTTACCCCTAGCCTTTAATGAATATGAGGGATTGCCTAAAGCTCAAAATGGTGTGGGAGATCCGTCCATTCTTGTGGATACAAAAACAAATACCTCTTGGGTTATTGCTGCTTGGACTCATGGAATGGGCAACCAAAGAGCTTGGTTTAGTTCTCAACAGGGGATGGATATTAATAGAACTGCTCAATTGGTTTTGTCTAAGAGTACCGATGATGGTAAAACATGGTCTGAACCGATTAATATAACTCATCAAGTAAAAGATCCTTCTTGGTTCTTTTTATTACAAGGTCCAGGTAGAGGAATAACTATGGAAGATGGAACTTTGGTTTTTCCTATCCAATATATAGACTCTACTCGTATTCCGAATGCAGGTATTATGTATAGTAAAGATGGAGGTAATCATTGGGCTATTCATAATCATGCTCGAACAAATACTACTGAAGCTCAAGTAGTAGAAGTAGAACCAGGTGTTTTGATGTTAAATATGAGAGATAATAGAGGTGGAAGTAGAGCTGTTTATACAACTACCGATTTAGGTAAAACATGGAAAGAGCATGAGTCCTCTCGTACAGCTTTGCGTGAACCTGTTTGTATGGCAAGTCTAATAGCTGTAAAGGCCGAAGATAATTGCTTAAACAAAGATCTATTGTTCTTTTCGAATCCTAATACGACTGAAGGTCGAGATCATATTACTATAAAAATGAGCCTAGATGGAGGCTACACATGGAAAGAATCTAATCAGATTCTGGTAGACGAGGGTCATAGCTGGGGGTATTCTTGCTTAACTATGATTGATGAGGAAACTGTGGGAATCCTCTATGAAAGCAGTGTGGCTCATATGACTTTTCAAGCAATAAAATTGTCTGATTTCTTAGAATAA
- a CDS encoding Conserved hypothetical protein CHP00022 (COGs: COG2731 Beta-galactosidase beta subunit~InterPro IPR004375~KEGG: bfr:BF1709 hypothetical protein~PFAM: Conserved hypothetical protein CHP00022~SPTR: Putative uncharacterized protein;~TIGRFAM: Conserved hypothetical protein CHP00022~IMG reference gene:2504106511~PFAM: Domain of unknown function (DUF386)~TIGRFAM: uncharacterized protein, YhcH/YjgK/YiaL family) — protein sequence MILSTLENSARIESLHPLFKIAFNYIKTQDLLNTDLGRIELDGDNLFINNSEVDGLRKEDQILEVHQKYIDIHVLLSGEETVGWLPTSELQTLKTSYQDDKDYAFYSDKPATYVTMRPGDFLIVYPEDAHAPIISSGKIRKAIVKVKL from the coding sequence ATGATTTTATCAACTTTAGAAAATAGTGCTCGCATTGAGAGCTTACATCCTCTTTTTAAAATTGCATTCAATTATATAAAAACTCAAGATCTGTTAAATACTGATTTAGGAAGAATTGAGCTGGATGGAGATAATCTATTTATCAATAACTCAGAAGTAGATGGGCTTCGAAAGGAAGATCAAATTTTAGAAGTTCATCAAAAGTATATTGATATTCATGTCCTTTTAAGTGGTGAGGAAACAGTGGGGTGGTTGCCTACATCAGAACTTCAGACTCTAAAGACCTCGTATCAAGACGATAAAGATTATGCTTTTTATAGTGACAAACCTGCTACATATGTGACAATGCGACCTGGTGATTTTTTAATTGTTTATCCAGAAGATGCTCATGCCCCCATTATTAGCAGTGGAAAAATAAGAAAAGCAATAGTAAAAGTAAAGTTGTAA
- a CDS encoding Holliday junction resolvase (COGs: COG0816 endonuclease involved in recombination (possible Holliday junction resolvase in Mycoplasmas and B. subtilis)~HAMAP: Resolvase, holliday junction-type, YqgF-like~InterPro IPR005227:IPR006641~KEGG: bfs:BF1690 Holliday junction resolvase-like protein~PFAM: Resolvase, holliday junction-type, YqgF-like~SMART: Resolvase, RNase H-like fold~SPTR: Putative Holliday junction resolvase;~TIGRFAM: Resolvase, holliday junction-type, YqgF-like~IMG reference gene:2504106512~PFAM: Uncharacterised protein family (UPF0081)~TIGRFAM: RNAse H-fold protein YqgF), translating into MGRILAIDYGRKRTGIAVTDPMQIIANGLTTVRTHDLMDFLTDYTQKESVEKIIIGLPKQMDNTPSESMKYIEPFVRNFQKKFPDMPLEYVDERFTSVIAQRTIIEAGLKKKDRQNKALVDEVSATIILQTYLENKRLF; encoded by the coding sequence ATGGGAAGAATTTTAGCAATAGACTACGGACGTAAAAGAACAGGTATCGCTGTAACAGACCCTATGCAGATTATAGCGAATGGCTTAACCACAGTTCGTACACACGATTTGATGGATTTTCTAACAGATTATACTCAAAAGGAAAGTGTGGAGAAAATTATAATAGGATTGCCTAAACAGATGGATAATACTCCATCTGAAAGCATGAAATATATTGAACCGTTTGTGCGCAATTTCCAAAAGAAGTTCCCCGACATGCCTCTTGAGTATGTTGACGAGAGATTTACCTCCGTTATTGCACAACGTACTATAATTGAAGCTGGTTTAAAAAAGAAAGATCGTCAAAACAAAGCTTTAGTAGATGAAGTTAGTGCTACTATAATTCTTCAAACTTATTTGGAAAATAAACGTTTATTTTAA
- a CDS encoding Peptide deformylase (COGs: COG0242 N-formylmethionyl-tRNA deformylase~HAMAP: Formylmethionine deformylase~InterPro IPR000181~KEGG: bfs:BF1691 peptide deformylase~PFAM: Formylmethionine deformylase~PRIAM: Peptide deformylase~SPTR: Putative uncharacterized protein;~TIGRFAM: Formylmethionine deformylase~IMG reference gene:2504106513~PFAM: Polypeptide deformylase~TIGRFAM: peptide deformylase) gives MILPIYVYGQPVLREVAKDITPEYPNLKELIQNMFETMEHADGIGLAAPQIGLSIRLVVMDLDVLSEDFPELKGFRKVFINPYIEEVDGDDITMGEGCLSLPGIGEDVTRPDVVYVTYQDENFEKHTEKVEGYLARVMQHEFDHLDGIMFIDHISPLRKQMIRSKLNKMVKGTARTHYKIKSVKAK, from the coding sequence ATGATATTACCAATTTATGTATATGGTCAGCCTGTATTAAGAGAGGTTGCAAAAGATATTACACCCGAATACCCTAATTTAAAGGAGCTGATTCAAAATATGTTTGAAACAATGGAACATGCCGATGGTATTGGCCTTGCTGCTCCACAAATTGGCTTATCTATTCGTTTGGTTGTAATGGATCTAGATGTGTTATCCGAAGATTTTCCTGAATTAAAAGGATTTCGCAAGGTCTTTATTAACCCTTATATTGAGGAAGTGGATGGGGATGATATAACTATGGGTGAGGGTTGTTTAAGTTTACCAGGTATTGGAGAAGATGTAACACGCCCTGATGTTGTTTACGTTACTTATCAAGATGAGAATTTTGAAAAACATACAGAAAAAGTAGAAGGCTATTTAGCTAGAGTGATGCAGCATGAGTTTGATCATTTGGACGGAATTATGTTTATTGATCATATCTCTCCACTCAGAAAGCAAATGATTCGTAGCAAACTGAACAAAATGGTTAAAGGAACTGCTCGAACTCACTACAAAATCAAAAGTGTAAAAGCGAAATAA